The Setaria viridis chromosome 2, Setaria_viridis_v4.0, whole genome shotgun sequence DNA window agttgggagtttggaggtaagAGAACAAGGGCCTGGCTAAACTAGGCCTAGCACCGCAGTAGAAGACTTAACTACCTAGCTGAACTAGGCCTACAATGGTCGAAATCGTAGTCGAATCCAAACAAAACAATACAATGTCGGATCAAAGCTTGCAGCCGCGCAACCACCAACATGTATGGTTGGATCTCCAAAGCAATGTCTTCAAGAAGAACACGACGTAAATAGCGTCATCGTCGCCCGTCCGGCGAACCAAAGTAGATTTTCATCTGGAGAACCACCAGGCCATACAGAAGCACCACGACAACACCTTCAAGAAGGGAAATGACGCCCAagggcgtcgccgtcgccgacgccagCACGAGGCAAGCAAGGCTTTCGCCAGGCGCTCCAGCATGGGTGGGTGCTCACGCCCCAAGAGCAAGCCACGAGCGGCAGCATCGACGAAGCGCCGCTCGCCGCCTACTACGAAGCGACGCTCGCCGCCTACTGCTTGGCAGCGTCAGGCCAAGGCGCATGCCGACCCTCCCACCCCCCCTAGACCGCCTGTGGCGGCCACCATGGAGGGGGCGCTACACCAAGCTAGCGCCATGCCCATGGGTAAGCACAGTAGGGCCGGATCCGGCTCAGCTCGGGCGAAATCCGGCAATCTCGAAGCACCACAAGGCGAAGTATCGATGGACACCGAGAGGAGGCGCCCAACCACACAAGCAGCTGCAGACTGCACCCATGCCGTAGACCTGAAGCGCCAGTGCGAGCAAGTGCCACCGCAACAATGGAGAGCAGCTCGAGATCTGGATCTGCGAAATACAAGatggagaggagaaggaagatgggaGAGGGaaaagaggagggagggagcgggagaaggggagggcTGCCGCCACTGCCCAGGgctggcgacgacggcggcctgCTAGGCTGCTGCTTGGGGGGCGGGCTGCAGGCGGTGGGTTTGCCCCCGAGTCGCCTCGATGGAGACGACACGGGGGAGAGGTAGGGGCTGTTTGGGAGGcataggctaaactttagctcctgtcacatcggatgtttggacactaattaggagtattaaacatagactaattacaaaactaattacataacccctaggctaaatcacgagacgaatctattaagcctaattagtccatgatttgacaatgtagtgctacagtaaccatttgctaatggtggattaattaggcttaatagattcgtctcgcgatttagcctaggggttctgctattatttttataattagctcatgtttagtcctcctaattatcATCCGAacgtccgatgtgacaggactaaactttagcccctgctaTCCTAACACTCCCGTAGAGTCTCCGCCACTCCGccccttctttctcctccaATATGCAATGCTATGATTTTACTCCTTAGCCCTTAGGGTTTCAGGAAGTCCTAAGTCCATCAGGTCCATTTCGCTAGGTGGCATTTCAAAGCTTTGTTGCCACTTGTTTTGCCAGGAAAGGAAAAACGTGTTTGCTTTTCTTGTCGTGTTCTCTCGGGGCCTGCTCAAGCGACTTGTTGCTTGCTGCAGCGGGTGAACCAAATTGGCTCTCTGCGGCATGCAAGGCAAAGTTCACTTGTTAAAGCAAGGCGAGGCAAGGATTGCTTTGTAACCGAACATGTCGTTAGTTGTGAGTAGTGTTTTAGATtttgatttatatttttttctttcacaatAAAGACCAAATCTTGTGAAATTTCATAAAAAAACCTTTGATCCGCGTTTCTAACTGTTTGTTGAGTATTTTCAATCTTGGCAAATGCTTAGCATGAACATAAGATGGGAGTGCTCCATTGGAAATAAAGTAGTACAAatgttttgttaaaaaaaacactcgtcCTATACTTAAGCTAGAACCTTCGCACCGTGAGTtgcttttttatatatttttttctcaagcAGCCGacaattttttatttacttCGGTTATTCCTAGGGTGAATGTAAATTAGCACAAAGAAATCTCCGACCAACATTTTCCAACCATAAAAGATCGCAAGCTCTTCTCAGTTCTCTCGTCATTTGGGAAATAAATAGCTGTCGAGAAATGTCCCAATTTCATCTAAAAAAATCCTAGCTTGGTCATTTGAGAAAAGTACAAAGAAATTCAATAACCACCAACCATGACCATTCTCTAAAAAACACTTTGGAGATCATGTACTGTAAGTGCGTAGCGGAATTTTATTTGTATCTCCTCTTGGGATGTGGACTTCGAGCGAGCCTTGACTTTTTTTTAGAAAGCCAGCTCTTCTCACGACTGCGATAGTGAAACTGCAGGTGGCAGCATGCCTTTCAGGAAGGAGTAGAAGAGAACTAACGATCTCTTAGGCTGGAAACTGGGTACCAGGTGACCAGCTCCCCTCACCGACGCAAACGTGAATCCTCCCTTGTATTGCTGAACGTAGCCTCCAACCTGTGTGACAAATAAACCATCAAAGTTCATCAGCACATAGCGATCCTATTCCATCTTCATTCTCAGAGCTGAATCCTCGTGTTACCTCGTTGGCAGGGGTGTACCAGGGGCGCCATGGCTTTGTGACGGTAAGATTTAGATCGTTGACGGAGTACCTCGTCGCCGTAATCGGGCACACATCGTCCATGTCGCCACTGACAATGAATTAGCCACGGTATTGTGAAAAAGCAAAATCGAACCTTccgatttttcttcttttatggTTCGAGTTGCATAGTGTGACAGAAGTGCAGACGATGGAGGTTACCTGTACAACCACACTCGCAACCCGGTTTTGACAAGCCACGAGAGCGTTGGCACCATGGTCACCGGCGCCGCTTCCCAGTCCCAGGACAGGTTACCACTGACCAAATGGCGGCACAAGGTTTAAGGCATACGGGCAGAGTTTGGTTTGACCAAGTCGGGTTGGCCAAAATCCTTATGGGACATATTACAGTACTCACGCGCAAGTGGACCAAGGTGTGTTGATCCGAGCATGGACGGCATTCTGCACCTCAAGCCTATTGAAGTAGTTTGGGACGTAGAACTCGATGCACGGATCGTAGCCAGGTAACTGTCTCAATTTCAGCAGCCAGCATGTCACCGAGATGGACCAAATTTATCAACCGTGGGTGCCTGGATTCTACTAAGAACTTGAGGGAAGAACACATCTTTACATACTAGTAGGATATGGTACTTACATAACCACTGGAGTAGGTCGTCCCATTGGGGGCCTGGATGCATATCGGAGCGTAAATGTTGTAAGGATCGATTTGGCCGGCGGTAGTAAAGAAGTTTACCGGGTCGAACGGCGACTTCGCCTCGTCGCACAGAACGCCGTCGGACGGGCCGAAGCTGCAGTGCTCGTTAATGTTGGCCCACATCTCGTCGGACATCACGCCGTGGTTCCACAAGAACTCGAGAGAGCCCTTGTCGTTCATGTAGTTATCAAGGAACGGGTTGCCAACCTGAAACCGATTGATCGAGAAGCGGCGCAAATAACTAGTATTGTCTTGCTTGTTGAATGAGCTGCAGCTGAAGTTTGCCTAAGTTGCCATAGTTATCGTCTTATCGACTTACGAAGATTCCCTTGAGGCTCGTGGGGTTTTTGCCAGTGAATTCGCGGACGGCCACGATGACGGCGGCAAGCTGCGGGGCGTAGTGCCCGGCGTAGCTCTCGCCGGCGATGTAGAAGTCGCGGCCCTTGTACTCGGGGAACCGCTCGAGCCAGTGAAGCAAGAAGTTGTACGAGTCCACCGCCGTCCTCGCGTCGCCGCTTTTATCGTAGTCCGATGACGTGTTAGAGTACGAGAACCCAACTCCGGCCGGCGACTCCAGGAAGATCACGTTGGCCACTGCGATTCATGCAAATAGACCAGCGGGTCGCAAACAATTTACCATAGTCACTGGGTTCAATGGCTCAAACTAGTATGACACTGATCGATCATCAGTCACGCACCATTGTTCCAAGCGTGCCTGTTCCTGCGCAGCGTCTTGCCGTCGGGGTTGACACGGAACGGGCCGAGCTCCCTCATCGCGCCGGCTCCCAGCGACGAGCACCCTGGCCCTGCGCGGGAGTGCAAGATCGAAAAACCGTATACACAGATTATATCGCTCGCGCCGAGCGCCAAATTACATACGGCAAACGCCCTTTACCTCCGTTGAGCCAGAGGACGAGGGGCTTGGAGGCGGCGTCGTAGGGGGACTCGACGAAGTAGTAGAAGAGCGCGCGGCCGTGCTCCTCGTTCACCGTGACGTAGCCCGAGTACTGCTCGAAGTTGACGCGAGGCGGCTGCCCTGGCAGCGCCTTGATCCTGTCGGCCTCCTTGCTGCCCTTGGGGTTCTTGCAGTACGTGGGAAGGTGGCCGAAGCTGCTCACGGGAT harbors:
- the LOC117843034 gene encoding serine carboxypeptidase 24 codes for the protein MVPTLSWLVKTGLRVWLYSGDMDDVCPITATRYSVNDLNLTVTKPWRPWYTPANEVGGYVQQYKGGFTFASVRGAGHLVPSFQPKRSLVLFYSFLKGMLPPAVSLSQS
- the LOC140221915 gene encoding putative serine carboxypeptidase-like 30, producing the protein MNDKGSLEFLWNHGVMSDEMWANINEHCSFGPSDGVLCDEAKSPFDPLPGYDPCIEFYVPNYFNRLEVQNAVHARINTPWSTCA
- the LOC140222069 gene encoding serine carboxypeptidase 1-like yields the protein MGRKYNSYCVLLTFLLLAVPITSAAALDQAALLRQFVKSRSRVQSSDGSAETDPWADPVSSFGHLPTYCKNPKGSKEADRIKALPGQPPRVNFEQYSGYVTVNEEHGRALFYYFVESPYDAASKPLVLWLNGGPGCSSLGAGAMRELGPFRVNPDGKTLRRNRHAWNNVANVIFLESPAGVGFSYSNTSSDYDKSGDARTAVDSYNFLLHWLERFPEYKGRDFYIAGESYAGHYAPQLAAVIVAVREFTGKNPTSLKGIFVSR